A window of Tautonia plasticadhaerens contains these coding sequences:
- a CDS encoding PKD domain-containing protein, translated as MDPASAGAIVIRDQPGWPVVFEMGLGDTYNLWWPSGDGPVERTVRLVSVAEHWETDLWIEDNDRRETLRMAEVVVEVDGVRATLLARPHQMPVVVNGLRLYVEATRTWATEARIEPLAWRGGDVRLSAVAEGEPWGPEDLRFPIGEYRWRSASYNNTWLSLVPYNLLYYHRGEELGAIPGRLPVVALTGGTVVVAPPPGGDGDSNYLAIEAPSGMRVLYAHMDIETIDPALVVGTEVEAGRVLGRTGMTRDGRKSQVRDHHLHVELQYGRTNLSTYPFLVEAYLRDYDDPSLAVAGGYHFGLPGQTIRLDGSRSLARQGREIAEHTWRLHDGREVHGPVAEVRYDRPGLYSETLVVRTADGAEDRDHAQVRIYDPGRGRRMAFGWFYHAPVRGIRPGDEVTFENRLVRAGEDVRIDFGDGSEPEAIRDLARHAYRGPGRYEAVLRGTGPGEEPVEVRMEVVVEGP; from the coding sequence ATGGACCCCGCATCGGCCGGGGCGATTGTCATCCGGGACCAGCCAGGCTGGCCCGTGGTCTTCGAGATGGGCCTCGGGGACACCTACAACCTCTGGTGGCCCTCGGGCGACGGCCCCGTCGAGCGGACCGTCCGGCTGGTCTCCGTCGCCGAGCACTGGGAGACCGATCTCTGGATCGAGGACAACGACCGCCGTGAGACGCTCCGGATGGCCGAGGTGGTCGTCGAGGTCGATGGGGTCCGGGCGACCCTGCTTGCCCGGCCCCACCAGATGCCGGTGGTCGTCAACGGCCTGCGGCTCTATGTCGAGGCCACCCGCACCTGGGCCACCGAGGCCCGGATCGAACCACTGGCCTGGCGGGGCGGCGACGTGCGGCTCTCTGCGGTGGCCGAAGGGGAGCCCTGGGGGCCCGAGGACCTGCGTTTCCCGATCGGGGAGTATCGCTGGCGCTCGGCCTCCTATAACAACACCTGGCTGTCACTGGTCCCCTACAACCTCCTCTACTACCACCGGGGCGAGGAACTCGGCGCCATCCCCGGCCGGCTGCCGGTGGTCGCACTGACGGGCGGCACCGTCGTCGTCGCCCCGCCGCCCGGCGGCGACGGTGACTCGAACTACCTGGCGATCGAGGCGCCGTCCGGGATGCGGGTGCTCTACGCGCACATGGACATCGAGACGATCGACCCGGCCCTCGTCGTCGGGACCGAGGTGGAGGCCGGGCGGGTGCTGGGCCGAACCGGCATGACCCGGGACGGGCGCAAGTCGCAGGTGCGCGACCACCACCTGCACGTCGAGCTGCAATACGGCCGGACGAACCTGAGCACCTACCCGTTCCTGGTCGAGGCATACCTGCGGGACTACGACGACCCATCGCTCGCCGTCGCCGGCGGCTACCACTTCGGCCTGCCGGGTCAGACGATCCGGCTGGATGGGAGCCGGAGCCTCGCCCGCCAGGGTCGGGAAATCGCTGAACACACCTGGCGCCTGCACGACGGTCGGGAGGTCCACGGCCCGGTGGCCGAGGTCCGCTACGACCGCCCGGGGCTGTACAGCGAGACGCTGGTCGTCCGCACCGCCGACGGCGCCGAGGACCGGGACCACGCCCAGGTGCGCATCTACGACCCGGGGCGGGGTCGGCGGATGGCCTTCGGCTGGTTCTACCATGCCCCGGTGCGTGGCATCCGGCCCGGCGACGAGGTGACGTTCGAGAACCGGCTGGTCCGGGCCGGTGAGGATGTGCGGATCGACTTCGGCGACGGGTCGGAGCCCGAGGCGATCCGGGACCTCGCCCGCCATGCGTACCGGGGGCCGGGGCGCTACGAGGCGGTCCTGCGGGGGACCGGGCCGGGCGAGGAGCCGGTGGAGGTGCGGATGGAGGTGGTCGTCGAGGGGCCGTAG
- a CDS encoding RNA ligase (ATP) yields MSTLVVEVCEVKAVHPHPNADALEFITVKGWQVIVQKALALKPGDRVVYFPPDTVMPQELAERLGIAKYLAPLPREIDDSRKPGLRVRAARLRGQPSYGTIDHAVDPAWEVGRDVREHYGVTKFEPPVRPTDGDSPPPIPSFHRYTDIENIRNFPDVLVPGEEVVITEKLHGKNCRLGLVRVADEAGERFEFVAGSNDVRRRPVDAKGRPSDFWLPMTEAVKGLLGHVSEGQRSVVLFGELYGSRVQDMAYGMANGAKGFRAFDLAVDGTHLGHDEKAALLGRFGIEAVPVLYRGPFSWEVVEEHTYGPTTMCPPEDAGRFAGREGCVVVPVRERYDATLGGSGRVILKSISADYLARKGGTDEH; encoded by the coding sequence ATGAGCACGCTGGTCGTCGAGGTCTGCGAGGTCAAGGCCGTCCATCCGCATCCCAACGCCGACGCCCTGGAGTTCATCACCGTCAAGGGCTGGCAGGTCATCGTCCAGAAGGCCCTGGCCCTGAAGCCCGGCGACCGGGTGGTCTACTTCCCTCCCGACACGGTGATGCCCCAGGAGCTTGCCGAGCGGCTGGGCATCGCCAAGTACTTGGCGCCGCTGCCCCGGGAGATCGACGACAGCCGCAAGCCGGGGCTGCGGGTCCGGGCCGCTCGGCTGCGAGGCCAGCCCAGCTACGGGACGATCGACCACGCCGTCGATCCGGCCTGGGAGGTCGGCCGGGACGTGCGGGAGCACTACGGCGTCACCAAGTTCGAGCCGCCGGTGCGGCCGACCGACGGCGATTCCCCGCCGCCGATCCCGTCGTTCCACCGCTACACCGACATCGAGAACATCCGCAACTTCCCCGACGTGCTCGTGCCGGGCGAGGAGGTGGTCATCACCGAGAAGCTGCACGGCAAGAACTGCCGCCTGGGCCTGGTGCGGGTCGCCGACGAGGCGGGCGAACGATTCGAGTTCGTGGCCGGCTCCAACGACGTGCGCCGCAGGCCGGTGGACGCCAAGGGAAGGCCCTCTGACTTCTGGTTGCCGATGACTGAGGCGGTGAAGGGCCTGCTGGGACACGTCAGCGAGGGCCAGCGGAGTGTCGTTCTCTTCGGCGAGTTGTACGGCAGCAGGGTGCAGGACATGGCCTACGGGATGGCCAACGGCGCCAAGGGGTTCCGGGCCTTCGACCTCGCCGTGGACGGCACGCACCTCGGCCACGACGAGAAGGCGGCCCTGCTGGGTCGATTCGGCATCGAGGCGGTGCCGGTGCTGTACCGGGGGCCGTTCTCGTGGGAGGTCGTCGAGGAGCACACCTACGGGCCGACGACGATGTGCCCGCCGGAGGATGCCGGCCGGTTCGCCGGGCGGGAGGGCTGCGTCGTGGTGCCGGTCCGGGAGCGATACGATGCCACCCTGGGCGGCTCGGGTCGGGTGATCCTCAAGTCGATCTCGGCGGACTACCTGGCCCGCAAGGGCGGCACCGACGAGCACTGA
- a CDS encoding DNA adenine methylase: MPLKHYGGKAPLAPWIVGLLPEGRSYAELFAGGASVLFNRPKAGREWLNDLDPEVMRFFEQLQDPGSFQVIRRVADEACSELSHLWAPLDLDDDNTRVKETYRHLKERYKAEQDPSVAAGLFFVLKKIGRNGDTSSVVTSSRYRRSMPESLSALLSACEELPAFHARLKGVHLSQRDALGLIDEIDEEGVVLYLDPPYLHATRRTVHNYGIREMSEPDHEALLRRLLRCRCSVAISGYPSDLYDGCLTGAPGWVRHEKEVRCSSSNHCKDTRRTEVLWVKR, encoded by the coding sequence GTGCCGCTGAAGCATTACGGAGGCAAGGCCCCGCTGGCACCGTGGATCGTGGGGCTCCTTCCCGAGGGCCGATCCTACGCCGAACTCTTCGCCGGGGGCGCCTCCGTACTCTTCAACCGGCCCAAGGCCGGGCGAGAATGGCTCAACGACCTCGACCCCGAGGTCATGCGGTTCTTCGAGCAACTCCAGGACCCGGGTTCCTTCCAGGTAATACGGAGAGTTGCTGACGAAGCCTGCTCAGAGTTGTCGCATCTCTGGGCTCCGCTCGACCTGGACGACGACAACACCCGGGTCAAGGAGACCTACCGCCATCTCAAGGAGCGGTACAAGGCCGAGCAGGACCCGTCCGTCGCCGCCGGCCTCTTCTTCGTGTTGAAGAAGATCGGTCGGAACGGGGATACCTCATCGGTCGTCACCTCGTCCCGTTACCGCCGTTCGATGCCCGAGTCCCTCTCGGCCCTGCTCTCGGCATGCGAGGAGTTGCCTGCCTTCCACGCGCGGCTCAAAGGCGTCCACCTCAGCCAGAGAGACGCCCTGGGCCTGATCGACGAGATCGACGAGGAGGGCGTCGTCCTCTACCTCGACCCGCCCTACCTACATGCGACTCGCCGTACGGTCCACAACTACGGCATTCGCGAGATGTCCGAACCCGACCACGAAGCGTTGCTCAGACGCCTGCTCAGGTGCCGTTGCTCCGTGGCGATCTCCGGGTATCCCAGCGACCTCTACGATGGGTGCCTGACCGGAGCCCCCGGCTGGGTACGCCACGAGAAGGAGGTCCGCTGCTCGTCCTCGAATCACTGCAAGGACACCCGCCGGACCGAGGTCCTCTGGGTGAAGCGGTGA
- a CDS encoding ISAs1 family transposase has protein sequence MTAAQELSIAHHFAELTDPRIDRSRLHELLDIIAIAICAVVAGAASWDDIEDFGNAKLAWLSTFLDLPNGIPSHDTFRRLFERLDPDEFQRGFLGWIEALHEATERQVVAIDGKALRRSFDRARGKSALHMVHAWATANHLLLGQVAVDEKSNEITAIPGLLEMLSIAGAIVTIDAMGCQKEIARTIRGRKADYVLALKANHEHLFEQVVAFWDGVSPRLMRGPEIGYHREWSEGHGRDEFRRYWATSDLSRLKGREEWEGLRSVVMIEAERFIGDKLSVETRYYLSSLENDAKLLNEAVRSHWAVENSLHWVLDVTFDEDRSRIRKENAPENFGLLRRLALCLLKKESTSRRSIKGKRLQAAWDDGYLQRVLCGNAEN, from the coding sequence ATGACCGCCGCCCAGGAACTCTCCATCGCCCACCACTTCGCCGAGTTGACCGACCCCCGGATCGACCGCTCCCGCCTCCACGAACTCCTCGACATCATCGCCATCGCCATCTGTGCGGTCGTCGCCGGGGCCGCCTCCTGGGACGACATCGAGGACTTCGGCAACGCCAAGCTCGCCTGGCTGAGCACCTTCCTGGACCTGCCCAACGGCATCCCCTCGCACGACACCTTCCGCCGCCTCTTCGAGCGGCTCGACCCCGACGAGTTCCAGCGGGGCTTCCTCGGCTGGATCGAGGCGCTGCACGAGGCGACCGAGCGGCAGGTCGTCGCCATCGACGGCAAGGCCCTCCGACGCTCCTTCGACCGGGCCAGGGGGAAATCGGCCCTCCACATGGTCCATGCCTGGGCCACGGCCAATCACCTGCTGCTGGGCCAGGTCGCCGTGGACGAGAAGTCCAACGAGATCACCGCCATCCCCGGGCTGCTGGAGATGCTCTCGATCGCCGGGGCGATCGTCACCATCGACGCCATGGGGTGCCAGAAGGAGATCGCCCGCACGATCCGGGGCCGCAAGGCCGACTACGTCCTGGCGTTGAAGGCTAACCACGAGCACCTCTTCGAGCAGGTCGTGGCGTTCTGGGACGGGGTCAGTCCCCGGCTGATGAGGGGGCCGGAGATCGGCTACCACCGGGAGTGGTCCGAGGGCCACGGGCGGGACGAGTTCCGCCGGTACTGGGCGACCTCGGACCTCTCCCGGCTGAAGGGCCGAGAGGAGTGGGAGGGCCTGCGGAGCGTGGTGATGATCGAGGCCGAGCGGTTCATCGGCGACAAGTTGAGCGTGGAGACGAGGTACTACCTCAGCAGCCTGGAGAATGACGCCAAGCTGTTGAACGAGGCCGTCCGGAGCCATTGGGCCGTAGAGAACTCGCTGCACTGGGTCCTGGACGTGACGTTCGACGAGGACCGGAGCCGGATCAGGAAGGAGAACGCCCCGGAGAACTTTGGGCTGCTGCGTCGGCTGGCGTTGTGCCTGCTGAAGAAGGAATCCACCTCCAGGCGAAGTATCAAAGGGAAGCGACTGCAAGCTGCCTGGGACGATGGCTACCTGCAACGAGTATTGTGCGGAAATGCCGAAAATTAG